AAAGCACTATCAGCCGCCTGCATTACAGATTTCACTTCGCCTATGAAATCAGGATAACCAGGAGTATCAATAAAATTCAATTTATAACCTTGCCATTCACAAGAGGCTAGAGTACTACTTATACTCATCTTTCTTTTTACTTCTTCAACCTCAAAATCAATGAGTGACGTCCCTTCATCTACTTTACCTATTCTTTTTGCATAGCCAGCATTAAAAATCAAAGTATCTGTCAGTGAAGTTTTCCCTGATTTTCCGTGTCCCACAATTGCAATGTTTCTAATAAGATTTCTTGTATACTCTTTCATGGTTATCCCTCCTGTGCTATTAACTCGACAGCTACAATATTGTCAGTATTTTCTGTATTCTCTGACAACATGCCATTCTCCTTTTTTAAAATTGATTTTTCTAAAAATTAAACCGTCCTAAATCATATAAATTATTTAAAGTAATTTATATGATCTAGGACGGTTTAATAAGTAATTATTTATTTTTACTGATGACACGTATAACACTTCGCAATGGTTTTGGCACAGAAAAAACATAAATAGAAACCGCTTTCACAAAAACCCCTCCTATGATAATCCATCTACATTACCATATGTATCACAGAAGAATTTTGTGACAATTAAAGTTCTTCATAACGCATCAACACAAAACACAAATCAGATAATCTGTTTAAATAGATTGTTACATATTTCGATACCGCTTCGTGATGATGTAAAGTAAGAACTCTGCGCTCAGCTTTTCTAATCGTAGTTCGCGCTATATCTAAAGCAGCGCCAGCGGACGTATCTCCAGGCGTAATAAAAGCAGTTAACGGCGGTAATTTTTTCTCAAAATTATCAATTATACTTTCAATATCATCAATATGTTTTCGGGTAATATATTCTTTAGAAGATTTGCTTGCCAATTCAGCCATTAATAACATACTAATTTTTTGTATACTATGAATTTGCTCAATTACCTCTTCCTTCTTCGCAAAAGCTCTAGCTAACCCTAAAAAAGAATTTGCTTCATCAACTGAACCATATGCCTCTACTCGTATTGAATCTTTATCAACACGTTCACCTGTAAAAAGCCCTGTAGTTCCGTTATCGCCAGTTTTTGTATAAACACCCATAATATCATCTCCATTTAAAGATTATACATTAATTCATCGGCTAGAAAAAATAAATTGATTTCCCGTCGCGCATTTTCAATACAATCCGATGCATGCACAGCATTTAAAGTACTATCTGTAGCAAATTTAGCTCGAATTGTATTAGGTTCTGCATTTACTGGATTTGTGGCACCATTAATTTTTCTTACCTCATTGATTGCATTTTCCCCACTTAAAACTAATGCAACTAATGGACCTGAAATCATAAAATCAACAAGTTTAGCATAATAAGGTTTACCAATATGTTCAGCATAATGTTTTGCAGCCAACTCTTTTGTCATCTTCAACATTTTTAAAGCTTCAATTTTCAAACCAGCTTTTTCGTATTCACTTAAAATAACCCCTATTGAATTCATTTTCACAACATCCGGCTTTATTAAAACAAGTGTATGTTCCATTTGTATGACTCCTTATTTTATGTATTCTTGTGCTATATCATAATAATGCATAGCCGATTTTTTTATATCTGCTATTTCTTTTTCACTTAATTGACGAACCACTTTCCCTGGAATTCCCATAACCATCGAATTTGGTGGTATAACCTTTCCTTCTGTTACTACACTTCCTGCTGCAATTATAGAATTTTCACCAATTTTACAATAACCGAGTAAAACTGCTCCCATACCAATTAGACAATTATTCTCTATTGTGCATCCATGTACAATTGCCCCATGCCCAACAGTTACATAATCTCCAATAAGGGCTGGGCAATCACTCATTACATGCACTGTACAATTATCTTGAATATTAGTATATTTTCCAACCTGAATTTTTTCTATATCGCCACGTAGCACAGAATTAAACCAAATATTTGCCCCTTCTTCAACTTTGACAGCACCAATAATAGCAACACCCTCTGATATATATACACTTGAATCAATTTGAGGTGTTACCCCTTTATACGAAATAATGTTTTTCTTATTCAAATAAAACAACTCCTAATTTAAATAATCTATTTTCTATGATATGACAATTTCCATATTCCATCAAGTCATTATTTGTTATTTTTTATTTTTATGTTTCAAGATGTCATCTTTATCTCATTTTCTTTTTGATTCAATTCTTTTTCTATTGATTCAAGCATTTTCATACTATTATCCGATATTTTTTTTATTAGTATCGGATTAATAAAGTTTGCTAACATCGAAATTCCTAAATCAACATCTATAATAAGCTTTACTATAGTTCCCTCTTGCGTTTTCTCCAGTATCCATTCTCCGTTAAAATTAGTAAAATCACCTTCAATTTGTTTATATGAAATTTTATAGTTTTTTTCATCAAACAAATCTTCTTCTATCCATCCTACTTTTATTCCATCCACGAATACCTTCCATGAAGTTATTGTTTTACAAGTATCACGCTCTAAGATTTTTACCTCTACTACGTTGTCCATAAATTCTGGATAACGTTCCATTCTACAAATAAATGGATAAATAGCATCACAACTGTATTTTAAAAGTTTGTCAACCTCTATATGCGGCATAAAAAAACCTCCCTATACTTATTTTAACTGTAAATATATTTATTCCATAAATTTTTCAATACTTTGAAATGCTTCTGCAAAAATGTTAATCACTTGATCAATTTCTTTCTCCGTAATAATAAATGGCGGCTCTAATCGAATTACCTTTGGGTTATTTAGCGTATATGCAACTAAAACACCGCGTTTTATAAGTTCAGCAATGGTTAATCCACCTATTTCCTCCTTAATCAACTCAACTCCAATCATCAAACCACGCCCACGAATTTCTTTTATTAAATGTGGATAAGTAGATTTTAATTGT
This genomic interval from Selenobaculum gibii contains the following:
- a CDS encoding cob(I)yrinic acid a,c-diamide adenosyltransferase; translation: MGVYTKTGDNGTTGLFTGERVDKDSIRVEAYGSVDEANSFLGLARAFAKKEEVIEQIHSIQKISMLLMAELASKSSKEYITRKHIDDIESIIDNFEKKLPPLTAFITPGDTSAGAALDIARTTIRKAERRVLTLHHHEAVSKYVTIYLNRLSDLCFVLMRYEEL
- the ndk gene encoding nucleoside-diphosphate kinase → MEHTLVLIKPDVVKMNSIGVILSEYEKAGLKIEALKMLKMTKELAAKHYAEHIGKPYYAKLVDFMISGPLVALVLSGENAINEVRKINGATNPVNAEPNTIRAKFATDSTLNAVHASDCIENARREINLFFLADELMYNL
- a CDS encoding gamma carbonic anhydrase family protein; the encoded protein is MNKKNIISYKGVTPQIDSSVYISEGVAIIGAVKVEEGANIWFNSVLRGDIEKIQVGKYTNIQDNCTVHVMSDCPALIGDYVTVGHGAIVHGCTIENNCLIGMGAVLLGYCKIGENSIIAAGSVVTEGKVIPPNSMVMGIPGKVVRQLSEKEIADIKKSAMHYYDIAQEYIK
- a CDS encoding type II toxin-antitoxin system RatA family toxin, giving the protein MPHIEVDKLLKYSCDAIYPFICRMERYPEFMDNVVEVKILERDTCKTITSWKVFVDGIKVGWIEEDLFDEKNYKISYKQIEGDFTNFNGEWILEKTQEGTIVKLIIDVDLGISMLANFINPILIKKISDNSMKMLESIEKELNQKENEIKMTS